The Setaria viridis chromosome 2, Setaria_viridis_v4.0, whole genome shotgun sequence DNA window gtatcccaacagtaaTCCATGCCACGCCATGTGGTCACGCCATGgtggggaccttggcgccatggaggctggcgccaagacgttgtagcttggcgccagccatcctgacgccaagctaagggtccatttttgaaATTGGTTCCGCTAGGAGCCTATTTATGAAAATATTTCACGAAAagggctaaaataaaaaaaagtcgccCTTGCCAATTGCTCTTGTTCATTCTTGTCCTCCCTTGCAAGCATTGGTTAGCAGTGACCAGTGGGCGAGCGATCAAAGGATGGATGTTTTTCGGCCCTTAAAAAAAAGATCGATGTTTTCCTCTGACATGAGATTCCCATGCATAGGGATAATACCAAATTAAATGCTTCAAAGGATGGATGTTTCCCAGCCCTAAAAAAAAGGATGGATGTTTCCCTTCGACATGGGATTCCCATGCATAGGGATAAAACCAAATTAAAAAGCATTTATGTCCCGTTTGGATTCTTGGAATTGAATTTcaatctaataatcataatttagacacaaagtaattaagctaatatagttgtatgtgaaatatatttgtatattattattgactatatgggagagatacttgtgtACTGCACTTATGCTATAGGAGAGCGagtcgaagagcgtgctataagttaCACATTAGAAATATAGCAtgaggatctatagaatcaattccCATCTCCCACCCGAGTTTAAGATAGCCTTATATCTAAATTTTGAAAAGTAGTGGAACGAtacattccaagataaatagCCTACTCCAATGAATAGATTCCAATTTCTTTTttaagggatccaaacggggcatTATAGTTTTTCTatcagaaaaaaagagaaaattgcGCGGAAGAAGCTAGAAATTAATATTAACATGCATAGTAGTAGCAGCCTGCAAACCGGTCGATGCAAATAAAAGGTACTGTGGCATGTATCTTCACTTTTACCACATTCCTATGCTAAGCTAGCACTTTGTtggttgcatttttttttcatcgtAGGGAAAACCACATCACAAATCCCTAGTAAAAGTCTGAACACGTTTGGTTGTATCACCAGTCCAACTCATCTCGCCTCGCAGCAAGGCCATACTTGCTAGTGTAGGATCGGAGAACGGTTCTACTTGTCTGAGCCACTAAAGAAAATCCTCGACAGCACAGAAAACAAGAAAGTGAGCAAGAGCCAATACAAGATTTCTTGCCTGGCATGGCAAAGCAAGCTGGGGGTACCAAACATACCCTCCACTGCAGGGCTCAAAATTACATGACCTTCCATTTCATTTTGTTTGATTTCTCTTTGCATTCTAGCGGCAGTTCTCAAAACGAATGCATATTTTAGAAAAGCTGTGGGCGAGGCATTTTGTggtttttgaagaaaaagaagtgactaaacttttcttttttgaaatgaatcaactgccaattatattaaaaaaggaaaagtctCGGATTAGACTATAGTAACAAACAACACCCGTTATTAAAGTCACTCTAGACTTTCGAGTTATTTACTCGTGTCCTGTCATCTGAACAATTCCTCCatcccttttattttttttaaaaacgcAGAAAATCTTTTTTTTGAATAAACACACGCAGAAAATCTACAGGGGTTATTGTATTGAGAAAAATTGGTCGGATACAAACCCGAGGCGACAGGGTCAgttgttttttgttttcaaaCGAAGCGCCACAGGACAAAACACGACCTCTCTTGCTCACACACATGCTGCTCTTCACGGGATCAAGCAGGCCCCCCAAAGACGACGCCCCCGCCAATCTTCCATAGGCATAGCCAAGCCTGGCCCTCCTccacgcccccacccctcattCCAGCGATCACCGACGGACGCGGCGACCAGGATTCCgccctgcccgccgccggccgcctccacccaCCTCCGTGCGCCTCTCGGAGGGAGCGAATCGGGCGGGCCGCCTCCTCCCAGCAGCAGGACGTCCGCCCACCACCAACGACAGCCAGCCTCCTCCCGCAGCAGGACGTCCGCGGTCCGCCCACACCCACGCCGGCCCGCCTACTCCTGCCGGACGTGAGCTTTCCAGAATCCACGACGTCGACTCGTCTGCGGCCATCCGGAATTCCGGATTCCGCCCCCCACGACGCTCGACTTGTCTGCTGCCACCCGAATTCCGTCCCCCACGGCGCAATCCTGTTGCCCAATCCGAGGTACCTGATACCTCTTATTCGGACTCTCAGATCTGCTGGTGATTTTAGTTAGAGGATGTTAGTCAGGTGGTAACCATTGCGATTGTTTTAGAGATTGCACACGAGGGAAAGTTGGTAACGATTGCAGTATACGGAAATTCACAGATAATGCATCCTGGATTATAAATGCTCGGATGGTTGATGACTTTTTAATTGTTTTATCATCTGAGCAACATGGTTGCTGGGGTACGTTATAATGGGTGAAATACAAATGCAAGTGTGGAACTAGTGTTCATTGCTGCTTAAATTGCGAGGCATTTGGCTTAGTTGCATAATATAAGTTGTTTAGTATATGTTTTAGCTTATCTATTACCTCTGTAATTCTGATTTTTCTGGGTGAATTTGTATAGCAATCCCTGGTTCATTTTAAGCTTAAATGTTTCGGTAATGCTACAGATGTCCGGAATCTTAAAAAATCGGACAGCGCaacatatgttgcaatagttaataatcgatgttgcaactattatttctgcatgtttcacggtgaatgttgcatgaaacatagtgttaaTGTTGCGGCGGGGATTTTCTATCCGAGAGTCGAACGACGTAGTCAttttttcacatatttttcaatgttgcaaccatagattttcGATGTTCCAGATGCTTTATTTTAATATTGCAACGCAGCGTCCAGGCGCTAGCAGTGCCGTAAATGTTTTTCTTGTCACCACTACAGTTTGATCCACTCCAGTGTCATACATGCAACTTGCTAAATATTTACTATTACACTTTCCAAATTCGATGGGTCCCTTCTGATTAAGAAAAGATGAGGATCAGTTCTTTTCCTCAATTTTTGTAGTTCAAGCACATCACgcacattttttttgttttgttatgCCTTCATTGGATGATTTTAGCATGTATTTTAGAAATTTATTAGAATGTGTGCAAGTTTTTGTGAGTGATCTCAATTTCCAGAGCTCGATAAATTCAGAACCTAATAGGTGAAAAATTACATCAGTGATTGGCTAGGCATGCTTGATTGTATAACAAATGATTTGTTCCCCTGTGCTGGACCTGTGTAAATTCTCGTGCAGTCATGATGAATTATTGATATATAGTGACTAGGCTCTCAAGTTATGGTTTAGTTGAGTGGATGACTCTGGTGTTACTTTTATGTGCAGGTGCCATGCTAGCACAATAATGCAGTGAAGTTGTGCCATGAGTAAAATGTGCCATGCATGTGTATCAAAAGAGACAACCATGGATGAGGTCAATACTGACCTAACCTGCAGTACATCTTGCTGCAAGATGTGTGACCATGGTGAGGGATCATCAATTGTTACTGGTGAGGTCAACTGGTTGCACATGGACTCAAGCCCTTGCAACACTCCTTATGGCACCCCTATGTTTAGCCGAGAAAATTCTTTCTCAAGCTTTGCTAGTTGCTTTTCAAGTCTTGGTGAGTGTTGGAGCACTGTTCTCTTAAATACATGATATGATTGTTTGTATCATTTGACATTATTTTCTTACATAACCACAATTTTTCTATGGCTTGTATTTTCCTCAGATGACTCCCTAGCAGACTCTGATGAGGAGATTGAGCTCCAAGATACTGGTCAACTTTATCCTGATACCCTATTAAGTGATGGTCTTATGGAGCAAGGAGAAGGGAGTTTAATACAAGTGGAAGAATGTCAACTCAGTGATATTTCTGTTGTTGATGACGGGGCTACTTTTCCCATTCTAGCATATCAAAATATTTCATCTGGTCATCCACAGTCGGAGACCCTTGAAGACTCCACCAAGGAAAATTTTGGTGCCACCAATATTACTTCATATTCGAATCTATCTTCTGAGCAGCATCAAGATGTCCTATCCAATAATCAATCTATAGAAACAAAATTTGGTGTATCAGTGGAAGATATCAATCCTAAACAATCCGGTGTGATAGATGTTGAAGAGGTCACCAGCCTTCCTATGCCAGGTGGTGATATTATTCCATTGAATGAACAAGTTATGGATCAACTTGATAATACCATGGAAAATACAATAGTTTATAACAATATATCAAATACCGAACCTGACATGAAACATGGTGCTGACTTTGATAACGAAAATGAATGCCTATACCCAATGGCATTGCCCAGTTTTGATGCAGATCCTCTCATATGGTCACCACCAGAACCAGAAAATAAGGAAGATGACTTTGATACTGTTTTTAATAACTCTGATGAGAGTGAAAATAACAGCAGTGGGTGGGCTAGGTCAAGTTTCAACTTTAACTTAGCAGAGCGAAGCAAGGAAAGCCATGAAGACCAATTGCAGAAAGTAATGTCAGAAGTTATGAATGGGCAATTCAAGATCCTTGTAAGTCGTTTCTTGGCTGCTGAAGGGTTCTCTCTGTCTTATGGAGGCACCGAGAAGAACTGGTTTGATATTGTTGCTTCATTGTCATGGGATGCTGCACTACTTGTCAAGCCTGATGCCAATTCTGGAAATGCAATGGATCCTGGTTTGTACGTGAAGGTTAAATGCATAGCTTCAGGATCTTACCAGCAGAGGTAACAAACTGATGCTGTACTGTTCTTTCCTTATCCTTACGCTGTCTCAATTAGGTGCCCTTTCTTTGTTCCTTTGATAGTGAAGTGATCAATGGTCTTGTTTTTAAGAAGAGTGCTGCACATAAGCAGATGCGTGCCAATGTAAAGCATCCAAAATTGTTACTTCTTCAGGGTGGTCTTGGCCATTCTTCAACAGGGCTGTCATCAATAAATTCTATGAAACAGGTGAGCGTGGATGCTCTTAACCAAAGCTTATTTACATTGCATAGATAAAATACCAGATAATAGGGGAGATTTACAAAATGTCTCTTCTTCCATGTTGACCAGGAAAATGAACAGCTGGAGAAAACGCTTAGTGAAGTGATAGGCAAATGCCAGCCTGATGTCATATTGGTGGAGAAAGTAGtttcctgtaacgtaaatgaATATATTCAGAAACAAAGAGTTACAGTAGTTAGTGACATGAATATGCGTCGGCTGGAAAGAATTGCTCGTTGCACTGGCTCTCCAATAATATCATTGCAGGATGCTCTTACAAAACCCAGCCTTATTAAGCAGTGTGAGACTCTCCATTTTGAAAAGTTTATTGAAGAGCATAATATTACTGGGGAAGATGGAAGGAAGTCATGCAAAACGTTTTTATTTCTGAAGGGTTTTCCGAGACCTCTGGGATGCACAGTatgttctctttttcttctgttACATGTAATTATTTCTACTTATGTAGTCTGCGGTTTTCTCAAGCGCATGGATGAAGTTCTTAACTGCTATTTGGAGCTTTATGTACTATTGTGCATTTTATGCATTCTTTTACCATTTTGCTCATCACTTATCATATCTTATATGCTCTTTATGCTTTCGTAGTTCTGATTAGTTTGACATTATTTTGTAGATACTGCTGAAAGGCGCATCAAGAGAAGAACTTAAGAAGATTAAACGTGTCCTTCATTTCACTGTCTTTGCAGCTTACCATTTGATCCTTGAAACTTCATTCTTTGCTGATCAAAAATTATTTACAGCAGACAAACCTACCTCAGGGAAAGAGAAATGCTTTAAAACTAATCCATGCCTGCGTGGTCCCTGTTATGATAGTTTGAAAAACAGTGACACCATGAAACATCCAATTTGTGATGATCAGTATGCTAATCAGGAAAAGTTCATTCATACTGAAAAATCTATAGTGCTGCATCTTCATGATTCCAAAACTATGACATCTGAAGATCCTGCCGGTGAAAAGCATATTGATAGCAAAGGCATTCAGTCATATTCATCATTGCCTGTTTCAGACCACTTGACAAATTTTATGCaggaaacatcatcatcagattaTGCTGAGTCAAATACATGTGATGGTTTTGATGGCTCAAAATTCACGGATACTTCCAAAGAGGTGCAGAAGGAACAATCATCTGgtaaaaaaattgaagaaactGCTGATGGCATTTGTGCTGAGAGTGGAGCTGCTTTGAATACTCAAGACATCTTAATTTCAATGTCTAGCCAACATATCAGGAACCAATCTGTTTGCGAGCAGAGTCACCTTTCCCGGATAACATATTATGGGTATTTCGATACATCCCTTGGACGATATTTGCAAGACACTTTACTTAATGAGGTCACACatcttaactatttttattttaagGATCCACCATTTTCCTTGCTCTTATTTCCAATAAGAAAGTAAACTGTTTGCAGAAACACAGCTGCTTATCATGTGGCGAGTCTCCAGAAGCTCACATGTACTCTTATACCCACCGTAATGGTACCCTCACTGTTCTTGTGAAAAGACTTCCCTTGGAGTCATCACTTTCTGGTGAGGCTCAAGGAAGAATTTGGATGTGGACCAGATGCTTGAGATGCAATGCTAAGCCAACCAATAGGGTTATAATATCTTCCTCTGCATGTAATTTGTCGTTTGGGAAGTTCTTGGAACTCAGCTTCTCAACTCATTCTGCTGCGAAGAAGCTATCAACATGTGGCCATTTGCTGCATAGAGACTGCCTGCGTTTCTTTGGGTAAATATCTGGAAGACTCCTACATAAATATGGATTGTTTTCTTTACGATTGTACATATATTTTTCATCATTTTATGCCTTGCAGATTTGGATCCAGAGTTGCTATGTTCATATACTCATCTGTTGAAATATATTCTGCTTGTAAGCCTCCACTGACTTTGGAGTTCAATAACCCGAACAAAAAGGATTGGCTTGAGGTTGAAGTGAATAATGTATGCTTCTGCAACATattttctgctgctgctgcttgttttCCTTCAGCCAATCACATACTTACATGCTAACATTATTCTATTCTTTAAGGTCCTTGTTAAATGGAAAGAACTCTTCTCAGAAGTTGAAAATGTAATACAAGACTTAAGATCAAGACACTCTACTCAAGCCATGGGGGAAGACACCAACATTTCAGGATGCAAGGATTTACTTTTGGATGTGACTAGGATGCTTACGCGAGAAAAAAATGAAGTTGAGGTAATCATCATGCAACAGTTCTATTATCTTTAATATTTCCTGATTTTCTTATGCAAATGATTTCAAACTTTTTTCTGTGTATTTTAACATATCCAACGTATGCAAGGTTTCTCTGAAGGCGTTTAACCAAATTGTAATACCCAAAAGTTTTCCACATGAGATCCTTGGTTTGAACTGGCTGTACCAGCAACTTCTTCTTGGATTCTATATTTGGGATCTTCGGTTGCTTCATATTCTCGAGTACACTAAAGTTAATACCGTTTCTTTAGACAATTCTATTCACGAAAGCACAGTAAAGAATGAGCAGAAGAATTCTGGAAGTATTGCTATCCAAGACGCATCGTCAGTGAAGGACATTGAAATGGAAAGAAATGAAGCAACTATAAGTTCTTCTGGCAGCTTTGATGATTCATGTACCGATAAACATTTTTTGGATAAGGCTCAGCTTACTGATAAACTAATAATCAAAGAGCAGGAGTTGCCCGTTTATCAATATCATGGTGTAAGATCATCTCTT harbors:
- the LOC117843673 gene encoding putative 1-phosphatidylinositol-3-phosphate 5-kinase FAB1D isoform X2; translation: MSKMCHACVSKETTMDEVNTDLTCSTSCCKMCDHGEGSSIVTGEVNWLHMDSSPCNTPYGTPMFSRENSFSSFASCFSSLDDSLADSDEEIELQDTGQLYPDTLLSDGLMEQGEGSLIQVEECQLSDISVVDDGATFPILAYQNISSGHPQSETLEDSTKENFGATNITSYSNLSSEQHQDVLSNNQSIETKFGVSVEDINPKQSGVIDVEEVTSLPMPGGDIIPLNEQVMDQLDNTMENTIVYNNISNTEPDMKHGADFDNENECLYPMALPSFDADPLIWSPPEPENKEDDFDTVFNNSDESENNSSGWARSSFNFNLAERSKESHEDQLQKVMSEVMNGQFKILVSRFLAAEGFSLSYGGTEKNWFDIVASLSWDAALLVKPDANSGNAMDPGLYVKVKCIASGSYQQSEVINGLVFKKSAAHKQMRANVKHPKLLLLQGGLGHSSTGLSSINSMKQENEQLEKTLSEVIGKCQPDVILVEKVVSCNVNEYIQKQRVTVVSDMNMRRLERIARCTGSPIISLQDALTKPSLIKQCETLHFEKFIEEHNITGEDGRKSCKTFLFLKGFPRPLGCTILLKGASREELKKIKRVLHFTVFAAYHLILETSFFADQKLFTADKPTSGKEKCFKTNPCLRGPCYDSLKNSDTMKHPICDDQYANQEKFIHTEKSIVLHLHDSKTMTSEDPAGEKHIDSKGIQSYSSLPVSDHLTNFMQETSSSDYAESNTCDGFDGSKFTDTSKEVQKEQSSGKKIEETADGICAESGAALNTQDILISMSSQHIRNQSVCEQSHLSRITYYGYFDTSLGRYLQDTLLNEKHSCLSCGESPEAHMYSYTHRNGTLTVLVKRLPLESSLSGEAQGRIWMWTRCLRCNAKPTNRVIISSSACNLSFGKFLELSFSTHSAAKKLSTCGHLLHRDCLRFFGFGSRVAMFIYSSVEIYSACKPPLTLEFNNPNKKDWLEVEVNNVLVKWKELFSEVENVIQDLRSRHSTQAMGEDTNISGCKDLLLDVTRMLTREKNEVEAFNQIVIPKSFPHEILGLNWLYQQLLLGFYIWDLRLLHILEYTKVNTVSLDNSIHESTVKNEQKNSGSIAIQDASSVKDIEMERNEATISSSGSFDDSCTDKHFLDKAQLTDKLIIKEQELPVYQYHGVRSSLSSPGKAAENGSHQFEASVEIANDFCSDKLPFTYNEQPEASKVNEICRVVIPSDDAGKWVWNQFSHLELEYKKELQGCSLDKFHLINKYTPSSSSLTQLKHQMDLGQFIVGRGGNILSVAEEEVSSIIAVALTISEQQGFSSEAASSNLDRNVSMLSSMLASPISPMESTSGFYDSFLSALKDMHPAIDLNNQNIALRSKYTVVCIYAKQFHDLRKICCPSELAYISSISRCKHWNAQGGKSKVFFAKSMDDRFIIKQIKMTEFHSFLKFGLGYFKHLGVYQVSSNPTCLAKILGIYQVKETRNGKEARTNFMVMENLLFGHNILRRYDLKGALFSRYVPDSENPEKVLLDQNFIEDMRTMPIYIQGKTKNLMERAIWNDTAFLSNMNVMDYSLFVGVDKQKKELVFGIIDYLRQYTWDKQLESWVKTSLVVPKNLSPTVISPREYKIRFRMFMSQYFPSVPDA
- the LOC117843673 gene encoding putative 1-phosphatidylinositol-3-phosphate 5-kinase FAB1D isoform X1, producing the protein MSKMCHACVSKETTMDEVNTDLTCSTSCCKMCDHGEGSSIVTGEVNWLHMDSSPCNTPYGTPMFSRENSFSSFASCFSSLDDSLADSDEEIELQDTGQLYPDTLLSDGLMEQGEGSLIQVEECQLSDISVVDDGATFPILAYQNISSGHPQSETLEDSTKENFGATNITSYSNLSSEQHQDVLSNNQSIETKFGVSVEDINPKQSGVIDVEEVTSLPMPGGDIIPLNEQVMDQLDNTMENTIVYNNISNTEPDMKHGADFDNENECLYPMALPSFDADPLIWSPPEPENKEDDFDTVFNNSDESENNSSGWARSSFNFNLAERSKESHEDQLQKVMSEVMNGQFKILVSRFLAAEGFSLSYGGTEKNWFDIVASLSWDAALLVKPDANSGNAMDPGLYVKVKCIASGSYQQSEVINGLVFKKSAAHKQMRANVKHPKLLLLQGGLGHSSTGLSSINSMKQENEQLEKTLSEVIGKCQPDVILVEKVVSCNVNEYIQKQRVTVVSDMNMRRLERIARCTGSPIISLQDALTKPSLIKQCETLHFEKFIEEHNITGEDGRKSCKTFLFLKGFPRPLGCTILLKGASREELKKIKRVLHFTVFAAYHLILETSFFADQKLFTADKPTSGKEKCFKTNPCLRGPCYDSLKNSDTMKHPICDDQYANQEKFIHTEKSIVLHLHDSKTMTSEDPAGEKHIDSKGIQSYSSLPVSDHLTNFMQETSSSDYAESNTCDGFDGSKFTDTSKEVQKEQSSGKKIEETADGICAESGAALNTQDILISMSSQHIRNQSVCEQSHLSRITYYGYFDTSLGRYLQDTLLNEKHSCLSCGESPEAHMYSYTHRNGTLTVLVKRLPLESSLSGEAQGRIWMWTRCLRCNAKPTNRVIISSSACNLSFGKFLELSFSTHSAAKKLSTCGHLLHRDCLRFFGFGSRVAMFIYSSVEIYSACKPPLTLEFNNPNKKDWLEVEVNNVLVKWKELFSEVENVIQDLRSRHSTQAMGEDTNISGCKDLLLDVTRMLTREKNEVEVSLKAFNQIVIPKSFPHEILGLNWLYQQLLLGFYIWDLRLLHILEYTKVNTVSLDNSIHESTVKNEQKNSGSIAIQDASSVKDIEMERNEATISSSGSFDDSCTDKHFLDKAQLTDKLIIKEQELPVYQYHGVRSSLSSPGKAAENGSHQFEASVEIANDFCSDKLPFTYNEQPEASKVNEICRVVIPSDDAGKWVWNQFSHLELEYKKELQGCSLDKFHLINKYTPSSSSLTQLKHQMDLGQFIVGRGGNILSVAEEEVSSIIAVALTISEQQGFSSEAASSNLDRNVSMLSSMLASPISPMESTSGFYDSFLSALKDMHPAIDLNNQNIALRSKYTVVCIYAKQFHDLRKICCPSELAYISSISRCKHWNAQGGKSKVFFAKSMDDRFIIKQIKMTEFHSFLKFGLGYFKHLGVYQVSSNPTCLAKILGIYQVKETRNGKEARTNFMVMENLLFGHNILRRYDLKGALFSRYVPDSENPEKVLLDQNFIEDMRTMPIYIQGKTKNLMERAIWNDTAFLSNMNVMDYSLFVGVDKQKKELVFGIIDYLRQYTWDKQLESWVKTSLVVPKNLSPTVISPREYKIRFRMFMSQYFPSVPDA